In the genome of Marinomonas algicola, the window TTTCTATTGGTCACGTTTCTCCTGAAGCGGCCGCGGGTGGTGCAATTGGGTTAATCGAGTCTGGCGATATTATTAAAATCGATATCCCAAACCGTACCATTAACGTCATGCTTTCAGACGAAGAACTGGCCGCTCGTCGAGTTGTTATGGAAGAAAAAGGTGATCTAGCATGGAAACCAGAGAAAGACCGTCCAAGAAAAGTGACCACGTCTCTTAAGGTATATGCTCATTTTGCAACAAGTGCCGACAAAGGCGCTGTAAGAGACACTTCTTTACTTAAATAACCGGTAAATTTCATCCCAAAAAGCCGCTTTAAGATTATAATAACCTTAAAGCGGCTTTTTGTTTTTTTACACTTTCTCTATTTTAACCCTGATAGTCCAAGGATTTACATGCTGAGTTATCGCCATATTTACCATGCAGGCAATCATGCAGACATTTTAAAACACATAATAGTGAGTCAAATCTGTAAACATTTGATCAAGAAAGAAGCGCCTTTTTTCTATCTTGATACACACGCTGGTATTGGAGAATATTCCCTTGAGTCCGCACAAGCACAAAAAAACAAAGAATTTGAATCAGGTATTGCCAAGCTGATTGCGCAACAAAAACTCCCAGAACCTATTGCTGACTTTGTTGATTTAGTAAAATCAATGAACGCGAAAGAGAGCGTATTAACTTATCCTGGCAGCCCGAAAGTCGTTGCATACTATCAACGCTTAAAAGATAAAATGCATTTATGCGAATTACACCCCAACGACTACCCTATTTTAGCAAGCCTCTTCCCAAGCAAACGTAAAGCCAATGTACAAAATGGAGATGGGTTTGCCGCGGTGAAAGCGATGCTACCACCACCACAAAAACGTGGCTTCGTGCTGATGGATCCGCCTTACGAGGTCAAACAAGATTACCACACGGTTGTCGATGCACTTGCAGAAGGTCATAAACGTTTTCCCACTGGCACCTATGCTATATGGTATCCTGTGTTGTCTCGCCAACAAGCGGACAACCTAATTAACTCAGTTGAAGCAACGAAAATCCGTAATATACTGCTGGTTGAGCTACTGATTCGTGACGCAAATACGGAACAAGGCATGAATGGTAGCGGGATGATTTTAGTTAACCCTCCTTGGACTCTCAAGGCAGAAGCAGAGCAGTATTTACCGACATTGCAGAC includes:
- a CDS encoding 23S rRNA (adenine(2030)-N(6))-methyltransferase RlmJ, with protein sequence MLSYRHIYHAGNHADILKHIIVSQICKHLIKKEAPFFYLDTHAGIGEYSLESAQAQKNKEFESGIAKLIAQQKLPEPIADFVDLVKSMNAKESVLTYPGSPKVVAYYQRLKDKMHLCELHPNDYPILASLFPSKRKANVQNGDGFAAVKAMLPPPQKRGFVLMDPPYEVKQDYHTVVDALAEGHKRFPTGTYAIWYPVLSRQQADNLINSVEATKIRNILLVELLIRDANTEQGMNGSGMILVNPPWTLKAEAEQYLPTLQTLLGEGDGASFQVRCITPE